One stretch of Burkholderia pyrrocinia DNA includes these proteins:
- a CDS encoding AraC family transcriptional regulator produces MHRVTHYRRTGEGIEAISLESDRAFPRHAHDEFGVGVIVSGAHRSWSGRGQVDALAGDAIMVNPGEMHDGSPIDAGTGRRWRMLYLAPALVAGVAAEEGLGGVELAHPAVRDARLTAAVGRLHARIVAGETQPLARDEALVMLVAGLLARHANRTLPAAGVAPAIRVARERLDAAPAAPVSLAELADLSGVSRFQLLRGFARELGITPHAYLIQSRARLARTLLASGLPIADAAAEAGFADQSHLTRAFARQFGITPGRFTQAG; encoded by the coding sequence ATGCACCGTGTCACCCACTACCGACGGACCGGCGAAGGCATCGAGGCAATCAGCCTCGAATCCGACCGCGCGTTTCCGCGCCACGCGCACGACGAATTCGGGGTCGGCGTGATCGTCAGCGGTGCGCACCGGTCGTGGAGCGGCCGCGGGCAGGTCGACGCGCTGGCCGGCGACGCGATCATGGTCAACCCGGGCGAAATGCACGACGGCTCGCCGATCGATGCCGGCACGGGCCGGCGCTGGCGGATGCTGTACCTCGCGCCCGCGCTGGTCGCGGGCGTCGCGGCGGAAGAAGGCCTCGGCGGCGTCGAGCTTGCGCATCCGGCGGTGCGCGACGCGCGGCTCACGGCCGCCGTCGGCCGATTGCATGCGCGCATCGTCGCCGGGGAAACCCAGCCGCTCGCCCGCGACGAGGCGCTCGTGATGCTCGTCGCAGGGTTGCTCGCCCGGCACGCGAACCGCACGCTGCCGGCGGCCGGCGTCGCGCCGGCGATTCGTGTCGCCCGAGAACGGCTGGACGCGGCGCCGGCCGCGCCCGTTTCGCTCGCCGAACTGGCCGACCTGAGCGGCGTGAGCCGCTTCCAGTTGCTGCGCGGGTTTGCACGCGAGCTCGGTATCACGCCGCACGCGTACCTGATCCAGTCGCGCGCGCGGCTGGCGCGCACGCTGCTCGCCAGCGGCCTGCCGATCGCGGATGCCGCGGCCGAAGCCGGTTTCGCCGATCAGAGCCACCTGACGCGCGCATTCGCGCGCCAGTTCGGCATCACGCCGGGGCGGTTTACGCAGGCCGGTTGA
- a CDS encoding DMT family transporter, with product MKTRLIGYLYLAAAMAGVGSTVIASRLAAGGLPPFAATALRFLIATPLLFALMRAQRMRWPRISPRDAVLLVIQAAAGGVGYTVLLISGTKLSSPLDAGVMLGTLPAMSTLIAAVVLRERQTPRDWVAAALATAGVLFVAFAPGQTMPSLQTLAGDALVLAAVACEAVFILLNRRLAAPLPPLALSTAMSGLGFVLALVPAAFEWRAAATGWTVGAVSAIAYYALVPTVLGYLCWYAGSARTSGTEAALFTAVAPVSAVLFAVALFDETLTGTRVAGIALVVAGMLVGATRRREPPAHTTTRDTKPVNSIQPASPAPSTQTATD from the coding sequence ATGAAAACACGACTGATTGGCTATCTCTATCTCGCCGCCGCGATGGCGGGCGTCGGCAGCACCGTCATCGCGAGCCGTCTCGCGGCCGGCGGCCTGCCGCCGTTCGCGGCCACGGCGCTGCGCTTCCTGATCGCGACGCCGCTGCTGTTCGCGCTGATGCGCGCGCAGCGAATGCGCTGGCCGCGCATTTCCCCGCGCGACGCCGTGCTGCTCGTCATCCAGGCCGCGGCGGGCGGCGTCGGTTATACGGTGCTGCTGATCAGCGGCACGAAGCTGTCGTCGCCGCTCGATGCGGGCGTGATGCTCGGCACGCTGCCGGCGATGTCGACGCTGATCGCGGCCGTCGTGCTGCGCGAGCGGCAGACGCCGCGCGACTGGGTGGCCGCCGCGCTCGCCACGGCCGGCGTGCTGTTCGTCGCGTTCGCGCCCGGCCAGACGATGCCGTCGCTCCAGACGCTTGCCGGCGATGCGCTGGTGCTGGCCGCCGTCGCGTGCGAAGCCGTCTTCATCCTGCTGAACCGACGGCTTGCCGCACCGTTGCCGCCGCTCGCGCTGTCCACCGCGATGTCTGGCCTCGGCTTCGTGCTCGCTCTCGTGCCGGCCGCGTTCGAATGGCGCGCGGCGGCAACCGGCTGGACCGTCGGCGCCGTGTCGGCGATCGCCTACTACGCGCTGGTGCCGACCGTGCTCGGCTACCTGTGCTGGTATGCCGGCTCTGCGCGCACGAGCGGCACCGAGGCCGCGCTGTTCACGGCGGTCGCACCGGTCTCGGCCGTGCTGTTCGCGGTCGCGCTGTTCGACGAAACGCTGACCGGCACGCGTGTCGCCGGCATCGCGCTCGTCGTCGCGGGCATGCTCGTCGGCGCGACGCGGCGGCGCGAACCGCCCGCGCATACCACCACGCGCGATACGAAGCCGGTGAACTCGATACAGCCTGCCAGCCCCGCGCCGTCGACGCAAACCGCCACCGACTGA
- a CDS encoding restriction endonuclease produces MRSEEYEDLFYSLLNGIGFTEVQFQGFAVESGRLYHKYKKHALAEYMGTLEIFNALWPQLVEQARKGNTAIEPSPIVREALKKYGRLGATIAIEYIDIFARSVQLNPHSVQRYVEWDYALSLDGLFVGTDSPPEVGVFIDQRYINFLYKNPEKLATMHWRKFEELTSEFFVREGYRVEIGPGGNDDGVDIRIWGPDEGDGNSPLCLVQCKRTKAKVEKVVVKGLHADVVYENAKRGLIVTTSELSPGARTTIQTRGYPIEEVEHEGLKKWLSKLRVPGTGIVRV; encoded by the coding sequence ATGCGATCAGAGGAATACGAGGATTTATTTTATTCCTTGCTCAATGGGATAGGATTCACTGAAGTGCAATTTCAAGGATTCGCCGTCGAAAGCGGGAGGCTTTACCACAAGTACAAAAAGCATGCCTTGGCCGAGTACATGGGTACCCTTGAGATTTTTAATGCCTTATGGCCGCAACTAGTAGAACAGGCTCGAAAAGGAAACACAGCGATTGAACCGAGTCCAATCGTACGAGAAGCTCTCAAGAAGTACGGCAGGTTAGGGGCAACGATTGCGATTGAATACATCGATATATTCGCCCGGAGCGTGCAATTGAACCCGCACTCCGTTCAACGGTACGTGGAGTGGGACTATGCGTTGTCCTTGGACGGCTTGTTTGTAGGCACTGATTCGCCTCCGGAGGTCGGCGTTTTTATCGACCAAAGATACATCAATTTTCTTTACAAGAATCCAGAGAAATTGGCAACCATGCACTGGCGCAAGTTCGAAGAGCTGACTTCGGAGTTCTTTGTCAGAGAAGGCTATCGCGTGGAGATCGGGCCCGGCGGAAACGACGATGGAGTCGATATCCGTATCTGGGGGCCGGATGAAGGTGATGGGAACAGTCCGCTATGTCTTGTACAGTGCAAGCGGACCAAGGCCAAAGTGGAAAAGGTTGTCGTCAAAGGACTTCATGCTGACGTCGTTTACGAGAACGCGAAACGCGGTCTAATAGTTACCACGTCAGAATTAAGCCCAGGGGCTCGGACTACGATTCAGACACGGGGATATCCGATTGAGGAAGTTGAGCATGAAGGTCTTAAGAAGTGGCTCTCGAAGCTTCGTGTTCCGGGAACCGGTATCGTGCGCGTTTGA
- a CDS encoding MoaF C-terminal domain-containing protein encodes MSSVYGPPGLKLRGRRQVERQDPVFIQVGALADGFAPEANILAPVDALAGRTLALGDASGAWRVYTFEQGALQWHDAATDTGGREPCRVTRLRDALYFVDYIDTPARATSVSLVIDLDSGVWTSVVGVLPTEADTRIDAFTRVARGLPLTAVDAAFRHGTLGGHARPGPLHGPTRELIGKRTMYRYSPTECYEHIYLNENFYAWQCLQGVEGGLADVDRCHYFRIDDELYLFVWREKVVPTLGVVLIDLVQCKTDGKIFGYQGGDFGTLSNFQIGAHAQVLNETVHPLGGEAQR; translated from the coding sequence ATGAGCAGCGTATACGGCCCGCCGGGCCTGAAGCTGCGCGGGAGGCGGCAGGTGGAACGACAGGATCCGGTATTCATTCAGGTTGGCGCGCTCGCGGACGGCTTCGCGCCGGAAGCGAACATCCTCGCGCCCGTCGACGCGCTCGCGGGGCGCACGCTGGCGCTCGGCGATGCATCGGGCGCGTGGCGCGTCTATACGTTCGAGCAAGGCGCGCTGCAGTGGCACGACGCGGCGACCGACACGGGCGGCCGCGAGCCGTGCCGCGTGACGCGGCTGCGCGACGCGCTGTACTTCGTCGACTACATCGACACGCCCGCCCGCGCGACGTCGGTCAGTCTCGTGATCGATCTCGACAGCGGCGTATGGACGTCGGTCGTCGGCGTGCTGCCGACCGAAGCCGACACGCGCATCGACGCGTTCACGCGCGTCGCGCGCGGGCTGCCGCTGACGGCCGTCGACGCGGCGTTCCGGCACGGCACGCTCGGCGGTCACGCACGGCCGGGGCCGCTGCACGGGCCGACGCGCGAACTGATCGGCAAGCGGACGATGTACCGCTACAGCCCGACCGAATGCTACGAGCACATCTACCTGAACGAGAACTTCTACGCGTGGCAGTGCCTGCAGGGCGTCGAAGGCGGGCTGGCCGACGTCGACCGCTGCCATTACTTCAGGATCGACGATGAGCTGTATCTGTTCGTGTGGCGCGAAAAGGTGGTGCCGACGCTCGGCGTCGTGCTGATCGACCTCGTGCAGTGCAAGACCGACGGCAAGATCTTCGGCTACCAGGGTGGTGATTTCGGCACGCTGTCGAACTTCCAGATCGGCGCCCATGCGCAGGTGCTGAACGAAACCGTGCATCCGCTCGGCGGCGAGGCGCAGCGATGA
- the creC gene encoding two-component system sensor histidine kinase CreC, with translation MHIGLRIFFGFFLIVGLAALITLRVFVQEVKPGVREAMEDTLVDVAQVLATLAAADMANGHIADGAFARQLEKLHENPVSANVWGMHKNTISYRIYITDAHGIVRYDSTGSAVGQDYSRWNDVYRTLRGEYGARSTRADPNDDSSTVMHVAAPIRRGNEIIGVLTIAKPNQTVEPFIVRSQRKIMLYGALLMGGAILIGTACTWWLVLGLRRLQRYARAIAAGERAAMPLQGANELAELGRAVESMHQRLEDRQYVETYIHTLTHEMKSPLAAISGAAELLQEEMPVANRRRFTENIRRQAGRLEQMIRKLLALAEVEQKQRLSVHEPVALLPVLEQLVEDIEPRARQRGVSLRIDANDASDPAVVEGDPFLLRQALGNLLDNALDFAPQRSTIRIALERQPAGRAHVAVVRVTDDGPGVPDYALSRVFERFYSLPRPDGQDRSTGLGLCFVREVAMLHRGQVALANRDEGGACATLTLPSPG, from the coding sequence ATGCATATCGGCCTGCGCATCTTCTTCGGTTTTTTCCTGATCGTCGGTCTTGCCGCGCTGATCACGCTGCGCGTGTTCGTGCAGGAGGTGAAACCGGGGGTGCGCGAGGCGATGGAGGACACGCTCGTCGACGTCGCGCAGGTGCTGGCGACGCTGGCCGCCGCCGACATGGCGAACGGGCATATCGCCGACGGCGCCTTCGCGCGGCAGCTCGAAAAACTTCACGAGAACCCGGTCAGCGCGAACGTGTGGGGCATGCACAAGAACACGATCAGCTATCGCATCTACATCACCGATGCGCACGGCATCGTGCGCTACGACTCGACCGGCAGCGCAGTGGGGCAGGACTATTCGCGCTGGAACGACGTGTACCGGACGCTGCGCGGCGAATACGGCGCACGCAGCACGCGTGCCGATCCGAACGACGACAGTAGCACCGTGATGCACGTCGCGGCGCCGATCCGGCGCGGGAACGAGATCATCGGCGTGCTGACGATCGCGAAACCGAACCAGACGGTCGAGCCGTTCATCGTGCGCAGCCAGCGCAAGATCATGCTGTATGGCGCGTTGCTGATGGGCGGCGCGATCCTGATCGGCACCGCCTGCACATGGTGGCTGGTGCTCGGGCTGCGGCGGCTGCAACGCTATGCGCGCGCAATCGCGGCCGGCGAGCGCGCGGCGATGCCGCTGCAGGGCGCGAACGAGCTGGCCGAGCTCGGGCGCGCGGTGGAGAGCATGCACCAGCGTCTGGAGGACCGGCAGTACGTCGAAACCTACATCCACACGCTCACGCACGAGATGAAAAGCCCGCTGGCCGCGATCAGCGGCGCGGCGGAGCTGCTGCAGGAAGAGATGCCGGTCGCGAACCGGCGGCGCTTCACCGAAAACATCCGCCGCCAGGCCGGCCGACTCGAACAGATGATCCGCAAGCTGCTCGCGCTGGCCGAAGTCGAGCAGAAGCAGCGCCTGTCGGTACACGAGCCGGTCGCGCTGCTGCCGGTGCTCGAACAGCTCGTCGAGGATATCGAGCCGCGCGCGCGGCAGCGCGGCGTGAGCCTGCGGATCGACGCGAACGACGCTTCCGATCCGGCAGTCGTCGAAGGCGATCCGTTCCTGCTGCGCCAGGCGCTCGGCAACCTGCTCGACAACGCGCTGGATTTCGCGCCGCAACGCAGCACGATCCGGATCGCGCTCGAACGGCAGCCGGCGGGCAGGGCGCATGTCGCGGTCGTGCGCGTGACCGACGACGGCCCCGGCGTTCCCGACTACGCGTTGTCGCGCGTGTTCGAACGCTTCTATTCGCTGCCGCGCCCCGACGGGCAGGATCGCAGCACGGGCCTCGGGCTGTGTTTCGTCCGCGAAGTCGCGATGCTGCATCGCGGCCAGGTCGCGCTCGCGAACCGCGACGAAGGCGGCGCGTGCGCGACGCTCACGCTGCCGTCGCCGGGCTGA
- a CDS encoding DUF2326 domain-containing protein yields the protein MQFYFPEDTGTGKSYAGLVGFDLAMFALTQLPFIIHDSVIYKNIEVPATRRILRILAAVRRKQIFLAFDEAAKFGTVAERLLRKHTVLKLSDDDQLYNEDWRVRQ from the coding sequence ATACAGTTTTACTTCCCCGAGGATACAGGCACGGGGAAATCTTATGCAGGTCTTGTCGGCTTCGATCTCGCAATGTTCGCACTTACCCAACTGCCGTTTATCATCCACGACTCGGTGATCTACAAGAACATTGAAGTCCCCGCGACAAGGCGAATTCTCCGAATTTTGGCAGCGGTTAGACGCAAGCAAATATTTCTTGCGTTCGACGAAGCCGCGAAATTTGGCACTGTTGCAGAGCGACTGCTGCGCAAGCACACCGTCCTGAAACTAAGCGACGATGACCAGTTGTACAATGAGGATTGGAGGGTACGGCAATAG
- the creB gene encoding two-component system response regulator CreB, translating into MNQPKILIVEDETAIADTIVYALGTDGMQTVHCTLGQAALDHLRESRFDLVVLDVGLPDLSGFEVCRRLRTFTDVPVIFLTARHDEIDRIVGLEIGADDYVVKPFSPRELAARVRVILRRFHRAAAPQTAPAPTDAQAATTAPGFVLDTDGARVSWLGHALDLTRYEFGLLALLVRHPGRIYSREQLMDLVWHEALDSADRTVDTHIKTLRAKLRAIDPERDPIRTHRGMGYSLQP; encoded by the coding sequence ATGAATCAGCCCAAGATCCTGATCGTCGAAGATGAAACGGCGATCGCGGACACGATCGTCTATGCCCTCGGCACCGACGGCATGCAGACCGTCCACTGCACGCTCGGGCAGGCGGCGCTCGATCATCTGCGCGAGTCGCGCTTCGACCTGGTCGTGCTCGACGTCGGCCTGCCGGACCTCAGCGGCTTTGAAGTCTGCCGGCGGCTGCGCACGTTCACCGACGTGCCGGTCATCTTCCTGACCGCGCGGCACGACGAGATCGACCGGATCGTCGGGCTCGAAATCGGCGCCGACGATTACGTGGTCAAGCCGTTTTCGCCGCGCGAGCTGGCCGCGCGGGTGCGCGTGATCCTGCGGCGCTTCCACCGGGCGGCCGCGCCGCAAACGGCGCCCGCGCCGACAGATGCGCAGGCCGCGACAACCGCGCCGGGCTTCGTGCTCGACACCGACGGCGCGCGCGTGTCGTGGCTCGGCCACGCGCTGGACCTCACGCGCTACGAATTCGGCCTGCTGGCGTTGCTCGTCCGGCATCCGGGGCGCATCTATTCGCGCGAGCAGTTGATGGACCTCGTGTGGCACGAGGCGCTCGATTCGGCCGACCGCACGGTCGACACGCACATCAAGACGCTGCGCGCGAAACTGCGCGCGATCGATCCCGAGCGCGACCCGATCCGCACGCATCGCGGGATGGGTTATTCGCTGCAACCGTAA
- a CDS encoding ABC-three component system middle component 7 — protein sequence MRAILEYKRDDETIPDLLARTAGSFQDASEFLWAVDVLYVLGALDIEASTGVVKYAT from the coding sequence ATGCGCGCCATCTTGGAATATAAGCGAGACGATGAGACTATCCCAGATTTGCTAGCCCGAACCGCGGGCAGTTTCCAAGACGCGTCTGAGTTTCTATGGGCCGTAGACGTTCTATATGTCCTCGGAGCACTGGATATCGAAGCTTCAACCGGAGTGGTTAAATATGCTACGTAG
- a CDS encoding SDR family NAD(P)-dependent oxidoreductase, protein MEHDLKGKVVAITGGFGHLGVATAAWLGQRGARVALIGRGAAPAAQTLPGVPADALRIGGIDLVDPQAAAQALESVNREFGRVDALLNIAGAFVWQTIADGDAATWDRMYELNVKTALNASKAALPYLVASPAGRIVNIGAGAAFKAGAGMGAYAAAKAGVARLTEALAAELLDRGVTVNAILPSIIDTPPNRADMPDADFTRWVRPEQIAATIGFLLSADAQAITGASIPVNGRVA, encoded by the coding sequence ATGGAACACGACCTGAAAGGCAAGGTAGTCGCGATCACCGGCGGATTCGGTCATTTGGGCGTCGCGACGGCCGCATGGCTGGGCCAGCGCGGCGCACGCGTCGCACTGATCGGCCGCGGCGCCGCGCCGGCTGCGCAGACGCTGCCCGGCGTGCCGGCCGACGCGCTGCGCATCGGCGGCATCGACCTCGTCGACCCGCAGGCCGCCGCACAGGCGCTCGAATCGGTAAACCGCGAATTCGGCCGGGTCGACGCGCTGCTGAACATCGCCGGTGCGTTCGTATGGCAGACGATCGCCGACGGCGACGCCGCCACGTGGGACCGCATGTACGAGCTGAACGTGAAGACCGCGCTGAACGCGTCGAAGGCCGCGCTGCCGTACCTGGTCGCGAGCCCGGCCGGCCGTATCGTCAACATCGGCGCGGGCGCGGCGTTCAAGGCCGGCGCGGGCATGGGCGCTTATGCGGCCGCGAAGGCCGGCGTCGCGCGTCTCACCGAGGCGCTGGCGGCCGAACTGCTCGACCGCGGCGTGACGGTGAACGCGATCCTGCCGAGCATCATCGATACGCCGCCGAACCGCGCGGACATGCCCGACGCGGATTTCACGCGCTGGGTCCGGCCGGAACAGATCGCGGCGACGATCGGGTTCCTGCTGTCGGCCGACGCACAGGCGATCACCGGCGCGTCGATTCCGGTGAACGGCCGCGTGGCGTAG
- a CDS encoding dihydrodipicolinate reductase C-terminal domain-containing protein — protein MQVLVVGTGKLANELLGSHKLDPATCRVMPWSDRARTDARRSDARRSDARSIVVHAGSGRELPAVIAFCEATASPLVELSTGSDVETGTHGFPVVLCPNTNILMLKFMSMLETSGHLFRDCEISLTESHQAGKTSVPGTAVGIGQSLGVRPEDIRSVRDPDVQRSEFAIPDDQLGRHAVHRIRIDDGACSLQFESRVYGATPYADGVSRIVEAVRQHDLENRRYSIVEFIRNGWL, from the coding sequence ATGCAAGTACTCGTCGTTGGAACCGGCAAGCTGGCCAATGAGCTGCTCGGCTCGCACAAGCTCGACCCGGCAACCTGTCGCGTGATGCCTTGGTCGGACCGTGCACGAACCGACGCCCGACGTAGCGACGCCCGACGTAGCGACGCCCGATCGATCGTCGTGCATGCCGGTTCCGGCCGCGAACTCCCCGCCGTGATCGCGTTCTGCGAGGCCACCGCGTCGCCGCTCGTCGAACTGTCTACCGGCTCCGACGTCGAAACCGGAACGCACGGCTTCCCGGTCGTGCTGTGTCCGAACACGAATATCCTGATGCTCAAGTTCATGAGCATGCTGGAAACCAGCGGCCACCTGTTTCGCGACTGCGAGATCAGCCTGACGGAGTCGCATCAGGCAGGCAAGACGTCCGTCCCCGGCACGGCCGTCGGCATCGGCCAGTCGCTCGGCGTGCGGCCGGAAGACATCCGCTCGGTGCGCGACCCGGACGTGCAGCGCAGCGAATTCGCGATCCCCGACGATCAGCTCGGCCGCCATGCGGTTCACCGGATACGCATCGACGACGGCGCGTGCAGCCTGCAGTTCGAATCGCGCGTGTACGGTGCGACGCCCTATGCGGATGGTGTGTCGCGCATCGTCGAGGCCGTCCGCCAGCACGATCTCGAGAACCGCCGCTATTCGATCGTCGAGTTCATCCGCAACGGCTGGCTGTAG
- a CDS encoding ABC-three component system protein: MANIRVKYHRNEHSILYGETGGACPLCGLPMMFKKATSTHPTIGYEIAHIYPLNPNTSQENTLKEYAVPAEINALENVILLCPSCHTKYDKDFKIDEYLRLLEIKNQYLSDAKAKLTASQHALQEEVREILDLIVSNDTECGELSETELNVNSLDEKLKTGISPLQKREIRSNAIDFFVPIRNQIRLIEQRDQAAIRILQNQINSYYLVMHKQNPDNKDIVFNHIAQWISLKTGKSIMASKVLTAFFVQNCEVFDADTN; encoded by the coding sequence ATGGCAAATATACGGGTCAAGTACCATCGCAACGAACATAGTATTCTCTACGGCGAAACCGGGGGGGCCTGTCCGCTCTGCGGGTTACCAATGATGTTTAAGAAGGCGACTTCAACGCATCCGACAATCGGCTATGAGATTGCGCATATTTACCCGTTGAATCCTAACACCTCTCAGGAAAATACCCTGAAAGAGTATGCGGTGCCAGCAGAGATCAATGCGTTGGAAAATGTAATCCTTTTGTGCCCGAGCTGTCATACAAAATATGACAAAGACTTCAAGATCGACGAGTATTTGAGATTGCTTGAAATCAAGAACCAATATCTCAGCGACGCGAAGGCGAAACTCACAGCCTCCCAACATGCGCTTCAGGAAGAAGTGCGCGAGATACTGGATCTAATAGTCAGCAATGACACCGAGTGCGGCGAGCTCTCGGAGACTGAACTTAACGTAAACTCGCTTGACGAGAAGCTTAAGACCGGCATAAGCCCTCTTCAGAAAAGAGAGATCCGCTCAAACGCGATTGATTTCTTCGTGCCGATAAGGAATCAGATCCGCCTCATTGAACAGCGCGACCAAGCGGCAATAAGAATCTTGCAGAACCAGATTAACTCGTATTACCTCGTAATGCATAAGCAGAACCCGGATAACAAAGATATAGTTTTCAACCACATCGCACAGTGGATAAGCCTGAAAACAGGTAAATCGATCATGGCCTCAAAAGTTCTGACTGCATTTTTTGTTCAAAATTGCGAGGTTTTCGATGCTGATACCAACTAA
- a CDS encoding SDR family oxidoreductase yields MNAVPGSGRLRADFSGRVVLVTGAAQGIGAAIARRFAESGAFVALADLNGGAATAQADALAGAGGAARAYRVDAASRDELRALVAAVERDGSRLDVVVHNAAYFPLTPFAQIDEPMLERTLSVNLSALFWLAQAALPAFERAGAGRLLVTSSVTGPRVAYPGLAHYAASKAGVNGFIRAAALELARRNVTVNGVEPGMIRTPAAGNLGDASVAAQIARDIPLARMGEPEDIANAMLFLASADAAYITGQTIVVDGGATLPESGAVLGDA; encoded by the coding sequence ATGAATGCCGTGCCGGGCAGCGGCCGCCTGCGTGCGGATTTCAGCGGGCGTGTCGTGCTCGTCACGGGCGCCGCGCAAGGGATCGGCGCGGCGATCGCGCGCCGTTTCGCGGAATCCGGCGCGTTCGTCGCGCTCGCCGACCTGAACGGTGGGGCCGCCACCGCGCAGGCCGATGCACTCGCCGGCGCGGGCGGCGCTGCACGCGCGTATCGGGTGGACGCCGCCAGCCGCGACGAATTGCGCGCGCTGGTCGCAGCGGTCGAGCGCGACGGCAGCCGGCTCGATGTCGTCGTCCACAATGCCGCGTATTTTCCGCTGACGCCGTTCGCGCAGATCGACGAGCCGATGCTCGAGCGGACGCTGTCGGTCAACCTGTCGGCGCTGTTCTGGCTCGCGCAGGCTGCGTTGCCGGCATTCGAGCGCGCGGGGGCCGGGCGGCTGCTCGTCACGTCGTCGGTGACGGGGCCGCGCGTCGCCTATCCGGGGCTCGCGCACTACGCGGCGTCGAAGGCCGGCGTGAACGGCTTCATTCGTGCGGCGGCGCTGGAGCTCGCGCGCCGCAACGTGACGGTCAACGGTGTCGAGCCGGGGATGATCCGCACGCCGGCGGCCGGCAATCTCGGCGACGCGTCGGTCGCGGCGCAGATCGCGCGCGACATTCCGCTCGCGCGGATGGGCGAGCCGGAGGACATCGCGAACGCGATGCTGTTTCTCGCCTCGGCCGATGCTGCGTACATCACGGGGCAGACGATCGTCGTCGACGGCGGCGCGACCTTGCCGGAGAGCGGTGCGGTGCTGGGAGACGCGTGA
- a CDS encoding entericidin A/B family lipoprotein, giving the protein MTRTIAAMLLVVTAALAGCNTVAGVGQDISKGGQAISDTAEKAK; this is encoded by the coding sequence ATGACGCGTACGATTGCTGCAATGTTGCTGGTTGTGACCGCCGCGCTCGCCGGCTGCAATACGGTCGCCGGCGTGGGCCAGGACATTTCGAAGGGCGGCCAGGCGATCAGCGATACGGCCGAAAAGGCCAAGTAA
- a CDS encoding permease — MNRKDAKTRIAVLLSAGTRKADVLAELSGQGLKDRVIASLIASRPDPERCRKNKVHTWILVALGTLQLAISLMLAYYFSAAAGDVGVSGALGNGLVVVFLALTVPLSLLFIWGFATHRVGAYHAFILLSLLQLPKTVAELGRDPSTALPGLAVTLVLVGYVWFVRNRMFPDYGWFTPRKVEGRYAFVERA; from the coding sequence ATGAACAGGAAGGATGCCAAAACAAGAATCGCGGTGCTGCTGTCCGCGGGAACGAGGAAGGCCGACGTGCTGGCCGAACTGTCCGGACAGGGGCTCAAGGATCGCGTGATCGCAAGCCTGATCGCGTCGCGGCCCGATCCGGAACGCTGTCGCAAGAACAAGGTACACACCTGGATCCTGGTCGCGCTCGGCACCCTCCAGCTGGCGATCAGCCTGATGCTCGCGTATTACTTCTCCGCCGCTGCCGGCGACGTTGGCGTGTCGGGCGCACTCGGCAATGGCCTCGTCGTCGTGTTCCTCGCGCTGACCGTGCCGCTGTCGCTGCTGTTCATCTGGGGCTTCGCGACCCATCGCGTCGGCGCGTATCACGCGTTCATCCTGCTGTCGCTGCTGCAGTTGCCGAAGACCGTCGCCGAGCTCGGGCGCGATCCGTCGACGGCGCTGCCGGGCCTCGCGGTCACGCTGGTGCTGGTGGGCTACGTCTGGTTCGTGCGCAACCGGATGTTCCCCGATTACGGCTGGTTTACGCCGCGCAAGGTCGAAGGCCGCTACGCGTTCGTCGAACGCGCGTGA